The Leifsonia xyli genomic sequence CGCCGCGGTCCAGACGGTTGAAGTGGATGAGATGCGGGTACGCCGCCGTCGCCCACGTCCGCGGGGCCGCATAGATCTCATCCGGGAAGACGCTCACGCCGGTGGGCAGCGGGACGCCCTTGGGGGCGAAGAAGGCGAGCTTGCTCTCCCAATACAGGCGCGCGGAGGAGACGGCGGTGTTCGTCAGCCAGTACAGGGTGACGTTGTCGAGCACGTCGTCGCGGCTCAGCCCCTCGGAGCCGCCCTGGAACACGCGCGCGATCAGGTCGTAGCTGCGGGCGTCGTGGTCGAGCATCCATGCGGCAAGGCCCACGGGGGAGTCGGCGAGCGCGTACAGCGTCTGCGGCTTGTTGCCCATCTCCTGCGCGTAGGCGAGACCGTGGGCGTAGAAGAACGCGAGCTGGTCCCACGCGCCCCGCTCCTCGTCGTCCAGGTCGGCGGGCGGGTCCTGGTGGGCGTCGAGGGCCGACTGGATCGCGTCGGGCACGGTCGCGGGCATGTTGGTGTGGATGCCGATGAGCCCGGGAGGTTGCAGCAGCGCCAGCTGCTCGGTGACGGCGTTGCCCCAGTCCCCGCCCTGGGCGACGTAGCGGTCGTAGCCGAGCCGCTCCATGAGCTGCGCCCAGGCCTTCGCGATCCGGATGGGGTCCCATCCGGTCGCTTCCGGTTTGCCGGAGAACCCGTGGCCGGGAAGCGACGGGATGACCAGGTGGAACGCGTCGGACGCGTCGGCGCCGTGCGCGGTCGGGTCGGTCAGCGGCCCGACGATCTTCAGCTGCTCGATGATGGATCCCGGCCAGCCGTGGGTGACGATCATCGGCAGCGCGTCCGCGTGCGGCGATCGGACGTGGATGAAGTGGATGTCGAGTCCGTCGATCTCGGTGACGAACTGGTCCAGTCCGGCGAGCCGTGCCTCCATCGCCCGCCAGTCGTAGTCGTTCGCCCAGTAGTCGGCCAGGGCGCGCATGACGTCGAGCCGGACGCCCTGCGAGGTGTCGTCCACGGTCTCGCGCTCGGGCCAGCGGGTGGCGAGGATGCGGCGCTTCAGGTCTGCGAGCTCCTCATCCGACGCGGTGTAGCGGAAGGGGCGGATGTCGGGGGCGGTGCTCCCGGCGTCCTGGCGTGGTTCGGTGACGGTCACGATGTCCTCCTCGGGTGTCGCGGCGGCCGGCGGGCCCCGCACGACGAGGGTGCCGGTCGCGGGTGCGCGGTGGCATCCGGAGGACCCCTCAACGACGTACGGATCGGTCCGGGGAATTGGGGGAAATCCCGCACGCGGGTGAGAACGGTCACATCCACGCCGCGCCCTTCGCAGCGGAGGGAAAGGCTTCGCGGCTAGGATCGCGTCAACGACCGACGACCGAGGGATGCCGATGACCGATCTGCCGCGACGCCACCAGCGCGCCCGCGGACCGGAGGCCGTGCGGCACGGCCGCCTGCCCCGGCGCCGTGGTGCGGTGGCCGCCGTCAAGCTGCTCGCCGCCGTCGTGGTCGTCGTCTTCGTGAGCGCCGGGTCGGTCGCCGCCTACGCCGTGTGGGATGTGGCGCGCTCGATCAAGACCGGCGTGCACTTACAGGCGGCGCCCGGGCAGTCCGCGATCCCGCAGGACATCCCGAACGTCTCGGCCATGGCGGGTGGCATCAACCTGCTGCTCGCCGGGACGGACAGCCGCAGCGACCTCGGCGGGATCTACAACAGCCCGGACGAGCAGGATGCGAGCAGCGGCGCCGGCAACAACGACGTCACGATGCTGCTTCACATCGCCCAGGACCACAAGAGCATGGTGGTGGTCAGCTTCCCGCGCGATCTCATGGTCGCCATCCCGGACTGCCCGGACCCGAACGGCAGCGGAACCATCGACGGCACCTCGTACGCGCAGTTCAACACGGCGCTCTCCCGCGGCGGCCTGAACTGCGTGGTGGCGACCGTGTCCAAGATGACCGGCCTCACCATCCCGTTCGCGGCGACGATCAACTTCAACGGCGTGAGCGCGATGTCGAACGCCGTCGGGGGCGTGACGGTCTGCCTGGCGAGCCCGGTGACGGACGACTACACCAACCCGCCGCTCGACCTCCCCGCGGGCGAGAACACGATCGTCGGGGATGTGGCGCTCTCGTTCCTGCGCAGCCGCCACGGCGTCGGCGACGGCAGCGACCTCGGCCGCATCTCCAACCAGCAGGTGTTCCTGTCGGCGCTCGCGCGCAAGATCGTCAGCGGCGGCGTGCTGTCGAACCCCGTGCAGCTCTACTCCCTCGCGAAGGCGGCGGTGGACAACATCACGCCGTCGGAGAGCTTGACCAATCCGACGACTCTGGTGCAGATCGCTCTCGCGCTGAAGGATACCGGGCTCGACAACATGGTGTTCGTGCAGTACCCGGCGGTCACCGATCCGGACAATCCGAACCGGGTCGTCCCCGCCGACGAGGCCGCCAGCGCGCTCGACGAGGCGCTCGTGAACGATCAGCCGGTGAAGCTCACCGGCTCGACCGGTCGCGCGGCCGAGGATCCGACCGCGACCGCGTCGCCGGCGCCGGACGCGGGCGCCGGCGGTGAGCCGTCGCCGGTGACGCCGACGACCCCTGCCGCGCCCGCCGCACCGGATACCGGGGCGACGCCGTCGCCGACCGGCACGGGCACGGTCGACCTGCCGTCGACGATCACCGGCCAGACCGCCGCGCAGCAGACCTGCACCAAAGGCAACAACTAGGGCTGAGGCGGCACGACGAGGAAGTGCCACCCGATCCACCACCAGAACAGCACGATGGTGAATCGCGCCGCACGGTCGGTCATGACGAGGTCGAGGACGGTGCTGAGCCGCGCCACCGTGCGGGGCGCGATCCGCGCCTGGACCACGAGCGCCGCCAGCAGGAGGCCGCAGACCACGAAGCCGGCGGTCGTGACATCCCTCATCGTGTCCGCCCTCTCCGAACGAGCGCGTAGCCGCCCAGCAACCAGAGCGCGACGAGGACGCCGCGCGCCGGCTGCCAGGCCAGCACCGGGTCGAGCAGGTCCGAGAGGGCGGGGAAGTCCTGCTCGCGTCCCGGGAGGTCGCGGCCCAGGAAGAAGGCGGCGATCTCCCAGAGGCATCCGGCCGCGATCACGGCCGACCACAGGATCGCGGCCCGGCGGAGCGCGTGCGTCGTGGACAGCGGCGGGGCACCCGTCGCGGCGGCACGGTCCGCCCACACCACCGGAAGAACCAGGACGCCCAACCCCACGACGATCGCCGTGTCGGTGGGCCCGTAGAGCGGTGTGACCGCGACCGTCAGCGCCGCCACCGCGATGAGCACCCCTGCCAGGATCCGCCGTGACAGGGTCTCGCGGTCCGTCCGGAGACGCAGCGGGATGCGCAGCCAGCCGACCTGGTCGAGTACCAGCACCGCGGCGCCGAGGCCGTAGATCCAGGCGTCGACCGGCGCTCCGCGCACCACGTGGAAGACGGCGGTCACGACGAGCACGGCGACCCACGCCAGGCGCGTCAGCGCGAGGACCCGGGCCGAGGGGGCCGACCTCCCGGCCGGGAGGGCGCGTTCCCGCTCAGCCATGCGCGAACTCTACGCCGCACCGGCCCGATCCGCTTGCCGCGCAGCCGTCCGGACGCGTTGAATGAGCCCATGGCCACAACGCGGATCGAACCGATGACGTCGCTCCAGTTCAGAGTGCTGATCATCGCGATCCTGTCGAGCTTCGTCGCCTTCCTCGACGGCGCCGTCATCAACGTGGCGCTCCCTGCGATCTCGAAAGAGCTGGGCGGCGGCCTCCAACTGCAGCAGTGGGTGGTGGACGCGTACCTCGTCACGCTCGGGTCGCTCATCCTGATCGCGGGGTCGCTGTCGGACGTCTTCGGGCGCAAGCGGGTGCTCTACGCCGGTCTGATCGGCTTCGGCGTCACCTCGCTGCTGTGCGCGTTCGCGCCGAGCGGCGTCTTCCTGGTTCTCGCGCGGGCGCTCCAGGGCGTGGCGGGCGCGCTCCTCGTGCCGAGCTCGCTGGCGATCATCATCTCCCGCTTCGAGGGGCCGGCGCAGGCGAAGGCCATCGGGCGGTGGACGGCGTGGACGGGCATTGCGATGATCGCCGGTCCCGTGGTCGGCGGCCTGTTCGTCGACACGCTCGGCTGGCGGTGGGTGTTCGTCATCAACGTGATCCCGATCGCCATCACCCTGCTGCTCCTGCGGACGGTGCACGTGCAGGATCACGGGATGGGCGGCCGCGTCGACGTCGCGGGCGCGATCCTCGGCTCGCTGGGTCTCGCGGGCACGGTGTTCGCCCTGATCGAGCAGGGGACGTTCGGCTGGGCGAGTCCGCGGGTCTGGATCCCGCTCGTCGTCGGCCTGCTCAGCCTGGCGGCCTTCTTCGTCGTGGAGACGCGGGTGAAGCAGCCGATGCTGCCGCTCGGGCTGTTCCGCGTCCACAACTTCTGGGTGGGCAACATCGCGACGTTCTTCGTCTACGGGGCGCTCTCGTTCGGCCCTCTGGTCGTCACGCTGTTCCTGCAGCAGGTCGCCGGCTTCTCCGCGATCGCGGCGGGCTTCGTGTTCATCCCGTCGACGCTGTGCATGCTGCTGCTCTCCGGCTTCTTCGGTGGCCTCGCCGGCCGGTACGGTCCGCGCCTCTTCATGGCGGTCGGGCCGGTCATCGCCGCCGGCGGGTTCCTGTGGCTGATGACGATGGGGACGGATGTGAACTACTGGACGACCCTGCTTCCGGCGGTGCTGCTCTTCGGCGTCGGGCTCGCCATCACCGTCGCCCCGCTCACGAGCGCGATCCTCGGGGCGATCCATCCCGAGCAGGCGGGCATCGCGTCCGCGGTGAACAACGCCGTCTCGCGCATCGCGGGCCTGCTGGCGATCGCGGCGATCGGCATGATCGTCGGCGGCACGCTCGACGAGGCGGGCCTCCACCGCGCGATGCTGGCGGGCGCCCTGCTGCTGCTCGTCGGCGGGGTGGTGTCGGCGATCGGCATCCGCAACGGCGTGCCGGCGGCCGAGAAGGTTCAGACCGTCACGGACTGACCGGCGAGCGCCAGCATCACCACGTCGACGATGGCGCAGGTCATGATGAGCTGCATCAGCAGGCGGGTGGGGCTCCGGCGCAGCAGGAGGACGACGCCGGTGATCGCCGCCGCGAGTCCGATCACGAGCCCGACGATGAGGACCGGACGCACCGGAAGGCCCGGCCCGAACGTGATCAGCAGGGTGGCGAGGGCGAGCGCCGAGAACGCCAGCAGTCCGCTCGGCCGCGCGCCGAGGCGATGGGGGAGTCCGCGGATGCCGGTGCGCGCGTCGTCCTCGAGGTCGGGCAGCACGTTGGTGACGTGCGCGGCGACGCCGAGGAGCGCGCCGGCGGCGTAGACCCACCACTGCGGCCAGGCCGGCTGTTCCTGCCCGAGCGTCGTGATGGCCGGGAGGAGGCCGAACGCGACGGCGAACGGCACCCACGAGTACGCGGTCGACTTCAGTCCGAGGTTGTACGCCCACCCGCTCGCGATGGCGACCGCGTGGACGATCAGCGTGCCGATCCCGAGGGGAGAGTGAGGAGCAGCGCGACCACCAGGGCGACGAAGGCGGCGGTGCGGACGGTCGACACGGAGACGTCTCCGCGGGCGGCGGGCTTGTCGGCGCGCTCCACGGCGCGGTCGCGGGCCGCATCCAGCCAGTCGTTGCTCCACCCGATCGACAACTGGCCGAAAAGGATGGCGAGCGCGAGCAGCACGAGCCGACCCGGCGGATAGCCGAGACCGATCCCGAGCCCGACGGCGATCACCGTCACGACGACGGTCGGCCCGGGGTGGCTGGCGAGGAGGAGGGAGAGCACCTTCTTCGCCATGATGGTCATCGTATCCCTCGACGTGTAGGGGCTGTTCCTGCGGCGCGCGGGACTCGGAGGCGCCGTCAAGGGCTGACGTCTACGATCGTGGGATGCCCTCGAACCGGTCCCGCTGGACGCTCGCCGCCGCCATCGCGGCGACGGCGATCCTCGGGCTCGCCGGGTGTTCTGGCGCCGCGTCGCCGGCGGAGGCCGGGCGCACGTCGGCCCGGCCCACGCCGTCCGCGACGCCGACGCCGACCCGCGACCCGGCCGAGGTCTGGGTGGATGTGCGCCTCGCGAACATGACGCTGCGCCAGAAGGTCGCGAGCCTGTTCATGCTCCACGCGCCGGGCACCGACCCCGCTGCGCTGCAGGCGTTCGTGGGCACGTACGGCCTCGGCGGTCTCATCTTCATGGGCGACAACATCCCGCCGACGCCCGAGGCGCTCGCGGCGCAGACCGCGGCGACGCGGGCGCCCGACCCGAGCCTGCCTCCGCTGATCGGCATCGACGAGGAGGGCGGCGACGTCATCCGGCTGCCGTGGGACGGCCAGCCGGGCGGCGAGGCTCTGCAGTCGCAGCCGCCCACCGCGACGCAGGCCGCGTTCGCCGGGCGTGCGCAGCTGTTGAAGCAGGCGGGCGTCACGGTGAACTTCGGCACGGTCGCCGACGTCACCGCGGATCCGTCGTCGTTCATCGCCGACCGCGTGCTCGGCACCGACCCGGCCTCGTCGGCCGCGCGGGTCGCCGCATCGGTGACGGGGGAGCGCGGAGCGGTGTTCAGCACGCTCAAGCACTTCCCGGGGCACGGCGAGACGGAGGCGGACTCGCACCACACCGTCCCGACCGCCCCGATCGACCTCGCCCGGTACGCCGCGCAGGACGAGCCGTCGTTCCGCGCGGGCGTCGACGCGGGGGCGGAGTTCGTCATGTTCGGGCACCTCGTCTACAGCGGGGTGGATGCGCAGCCCGCGTCGCTCTCGGCGACCTGGCACCGCCTCCTCGCCGACCGGCTCGGCTTCCACGGCGTCTCCATCACCGACGACCTCCGGATGCTGCAGGACACCGGACTGCCGCAGTATCAGGATGCGGGCGAGAACGCCGTGCAGGCGGTCGCCGCCGGCAACACGATGGTGCTGATCGTGCAGAGCCCGCAGACCGACCCGAATGCGCTGATCGACGCGGTGACGGCGGCGGTGCAGCAAGGACGCATACCGGCCGCGCAGATCGACGCGGATGCGAGGAAACTGCTCGCGCTGCGACATTCGCTCGCGCTGAAAGAGTGACGCGTCAACTTTTTTTGACTTTTTCGGAATATCCCCGGATTCGATGCGCTTGCATGTACCTGACGCGGATGGATGGGCCATTCCGCGAGCGACTTCCCTGAAGGAGACACCCGTGACCATCGAGATCCCCGGTTACAAGGCAGGCACCTGGACCATCGACCCCACCCACAGCGAGGTCGGGTTCAGCATCCGCCACCTGATGATCAGCAAGGTGAAGGGCGTGTTCGAGAACTTCGACGCCACCTTCGTCACCGCCGAGAACCCGCTCGACTCCACGGTCTCCGCCAAGGCCGACGTCGCGTCCATCAACACCAAGGACAAGAACCGCGACGCGCACCTGCGCACCGGCGACTTCTTCCTCGCCGAGGAGCACCCGACCATCGACTTCGTCTCCACCGGTGTGCGTCACGAGGGCGGCGAGTTCCTCGTCGACGGCGACCTGACCATCAAGGGCGTCACCAAGCCGGTCACCTTCGAGTTCGACTTCGGCGGCTTCGGCCAGGACCCGTACGGCAACTACAAGGCCGGCGCAACCGCGAAGACGAAGATCAACCGCGAGGACTTCGGCCTCACCTACAACGCGGCCCTCGAGACCGGCGGCATGCTGCTCGGCGACGAGGTCACGATCACCCTCGAGCTGCAGGCGGTCCTGAACCAGGCCTGACCCGCTCGGATCTTGCCCAAAAGGGAGGAGCTCCCGGCCGTCACGGCCCGGGACTCCTCCTTTTTGCGCATCCTGCTGCGTGTCACCCCGAATCTCCTCCCTTTCGCGCGTCTGGGCATGCCGGTGGGGTGAAGCGGCAGAGCC encodes the following:
- a CDS encoding multidrug MFS transporter; its protein translation is MRGPPAAATPEEDIVTVTEPRQDAGSTAPDIRPFRYTASDEELADLKRRILATRWPERETVDDTSQGVRLDVMRALADYWANDYDWRAMEARLAGLDQFVTEIDGLDIHFIHVRSPHADALPMIVTHGWPGSIIEQLKIVGPLTDPTAHGADASDAFHLVIPSLPGHGFSGKPEATGWDPIRIAKAWAQLMERLGYDRYVAQGGDWGNAVTEQLALLQPPGLIGIHTNMPATVPDAIQSALDAHQDPPADLDDEERGAWDQLAFFYAHGLAYAQEMGNKPQTLYALADSPVGLAAWMLDHDARSYDLIARVFQGGSEGLSRDDVLDNVTLYWLTNTAVSSARLYWESKLAFFAPKGVPLPTGVSVFPDEIYAAPRTWATAAYPHLIHFNRLDRGGHFAAWEQPELFSREVRATFRSLR
- a CDS encoding LytR family transcriptional regulator; this encodes MPMTDLPRRHQRARGPEAVRHGRLPRRRGAVAAVKLLAAVVVVVFVSAGSVAAYAVWDVARSIKTGVHLQAAPGQSAIPQDIPNVSAMAGGINLLLAGTDSRSDLGGIYNSPDEQDASSGAGNNDVTMLLHIAQDHKSMVVVSFPRDLMVAIPDCPDPNGSGTIDGTSYAQFNTALSRGGLNCVVATVSKMTGLTIPFAATINFNGVSAMSNAVGGVTVCLASPVTDDYTNPPLDLPAGENTIVGDVALSFLRSRHGVGDGSDLGRISNQQVFLSALARKIVSGGVLSNPVQLYSLAKAAVDNITPSESLTNPTTLVQIALALKDTGLDNMVFVQYPAVTDPDNPNRVVPADEAASALDEALVNDQPVKLTGSTGRAAEDPTATASPAPDAGAGGEPSPVTPTTPAAPAAPDTGATPSPTGTGTVDLPSTITGQTAAQQTCTKGNN
- a CDS encoding MFS transporter, with protein sequence MATTRIEPMTSLQFRVLIIAILSSFVAFLDGAVINVALPAISKELGGGLQLQQWVVDAYLVTLGSLILIAGSLSDVFGRKRVLYAGLIGFGVTSLLCAFAPSGVFLVLARALQGVAGALLVPSSLAIIISRFEGPAQAKAIGRWTAWTGIAMIAGPVVGGLFVDTLGWRWVFVINVIPIAITLLLLRTVHVQDHGMGGRVDVAGAILGSLGLAGTVFALIEQGTFGWASPRVWIPLVVGLLSLAAFFVVETRVKQPMLPLGLFRVHNFWVGNIATFFVYGALSFGPLVVTLFLQQVAGFSAIAAGFVFIPSTLCMLLLSGFFGGLAGRYGPRLFMAVGPVIAAGGFLWLMTMGTDVNYWTTLLPAVLLFGVGLAITVAPLTSAILGAIHPEQAGIASAVNNAVSRIAGLLAIAAIGMIVGGTLDEAGLHRAMLAGALLLLVGGVVSAIGIRNGVPAAEKVQTVTD
- a CDS encoding glycosyl hydrolase family 3, encoding MPSNRSRWTLAAAIAATAILGLAGCSGAASPAEAGRTSARPTPSATPTPTRDPAEVWVDVRLANMTLRQKVASLFMLHAPGTDPAALQAFVGTYGLGGLIFMGDNIPPTPEALAAQTAATRAPDPSLPPLIGIDEEGGDVIRLPWDGQPGGEALQSQPPTATQAAFAGRAQLLKQAGVTVNFGTVADVTADPSSFIADRVLGTDPASSAARVAASVTGERGAVFSTLKHFPGHGETEADSHHTVPTAPIDLARYAAQDEPSFRAGVDAGAEFVMFGHLVYSGVDAQPASLSATWHRLLADRLGFHGVSITDDLRMLQDTGLPQYQDAGENAVQAVAAGNTMVLIVQSPQTDPNALIDAVTAAVQQGRIPAAQIDADARKLLALRHSLALKE
- a CDS encoding polyisoprenoid-binding protein, which translates into the protein MTIEIPGYKAGTWTIDPTHSEVGFSIRHLMISKVKGVFENFDATFVTAENPLDSTVSAKADVASINTKDKNRDAHLRTGDFFLAEEHPTIDFVSTGVRHEGGEFLVDGDLTIKGVTKPVTFEFDFGGFGQDPYGNYKAGATAKTKINREDFGLTYNAALETGGMLLGDEVTITLELQAVLNQA